The sequence GACCGAGCGCCCGAGGTGCCACGAAGGAACCGGCCCTCCCCAACGCTCGATCGCCAAACCGAATTCCGGCCAACTGCCCGGCTATTCTACCGTTGCCTTCGCGCCTTGCGAGCCCTCTTTTCTTTACGAACACGAATCACGATTGGTCTACGTTAGTTTTTGATTCAATTAGACGATTTTGACTTATGCCGCGTACAGATTGTTGCGAGCAAAAATGGCGGCCGCCATAATGTCGCTGGGACGCATGATGTAGATTTAAAGGGTCGCACTTGGCGCCGTTGGTGAGTTTCCCGTCGGTTCTTCCGATTCTTGATCCTTTGAGGCTTGACTATGCGATTGGCAAATCTTGGGTGGTCGCTAGCGATTTTTTGCATGCTCGTGGCCACGGCGAGCGCGGCGGGTTGGAAAGGGGCCAAGGTCATGCCCAAGTCCGACCAATTGATGTTGCAGGTCGGCGGCATGCCCACGGGAAGCGTTTACGACATCGCCTGGCCGGCGGTCGTCGAAGAGGCTAACGGACGTTGGCTCTGGCTTCGTGACGAAGGGGGCTATAGTGCCCGCCCGGTCGCCGGCTGGGTCTATGCCGACGACGTGCTGAAGTTGGAGGAAGCCCGCGATTATTACACTGCTTTGATGAGCGATCAAACGCCGGCCTGGGTTTATTGGCTGCGCGGCATCTATTGGGAAGGCCAACGCGAGCCGGGCATCGCGCTGAGCGATTACAAGAACGCGGCGGACCGAGATCCCGAAAATCGGCTCGAGGACGTGCGTATTCGCCTCGGCCGCTTGACGGCCCAGAATCTGTTCCAAAACGCACCCGTCCATGCGATGAGCAAGAACGACCGCGATCAGTATGAATACTATTTCAATCGAATTAAGAACTCATCTCGGCCGCAGCTCTATCTCGAATGGGCTTCGGCGTTGAGCATGGCCTGCAAATGCCATCAACGAGCGGTGACCGCTGAGGCCGTTTTGCCGACGCCGGCGCCGAATGGAGAGAAAACCCGCGGCGCGGCCGATGCGAAAGCCGGCGATGCAGCGGCGAATACCAAAAAAGGCAACGACGAAATCTTCGAGACGGCTCGCACGGACGCCTTGGAGAAGCTGGCCACTGCGAAGAGATTCAACCGACGTTGGTGGCGCGTGCCGATGGCCGAGGCGGAAATGCTGCTCGATCTTTGCCAGAAGGAATCGGCCAACGGCGAGGTCGAACCGAATGAGAACGTCAGCGACAAAGATCTCGCCAGGGCGGCAGAATGCTTCGACGACGCGATTGCCTTGAATCCGAATTCGCCCGACGCTTATCGCGATCGGGCCGAAGTCTTGCGGCTCCAATATCGGCTCTCCAATTTGCAGTTCCATTTGGGGTCCGGTATGGGAAATGGCATTTCCGCTGAGCAGCGCCATCTGCTCCAAGTGGCCAAGCAATCGGCGACGACCGCTTGCAATATGACCCTTTTCCGTCAGCCGCAGTGTCTCAAAGTGTTGGCCGAAATCTGTGCTGACACGTCGGACTTGCCCAAAGCGGCCAAGTATGCCCAAAGCGCCGCCGAATACGCTCAAGAAGATGACAAGAGCATGATGAAGAAGCTCGGCGACAAGTACGTCAATTTGTTGTCGCCTAAGGACGTCGCCATCTTGACCAGCTCGGGCTCCGTGTACGTCCCAGCGGGATTCAATTCGGGGGCCCCCGGCGCGACGGGCGAGACGGCCGCCAAGCTGGAAGTCAATTACGTCGACAGGTCGCTGAGGTCCTACGACGCGGATCGCTAGTCCCAATGCACGGGCATCGAGACGAGCACCGCGAAGGTGGCGAGGAACAGCGCGATCGAAATATAGATCATGATCCGCCGCAACCGTCGGGATTCGAACGTGTTGCCGATGCCGCCGAAGAACAGCACCGAGGCAAATAGCACCGTCAACAGCACGTAGGTGTCTGAGTTGTGCCCTGCCTCGGAGACGGTGGTTCCAATTTCTGTTGCATTCTTTTCCTCCTGATCGGCCGCGTCCGTCTGCGGCTGTTTGTATTCCGCCATATCGAATGGCGTGGACGGGGCCTGTGGATTATCTAGCGGATTGGTATTCCACCACGCGAGCAGGGCGAGCTTCGTTGGCGGGGGAAGCCGGTCGGCGAAGAACTGCGCAAGTTTCTCGTTGTTCGCTTGTTTGGCTTCGAAGAACTTGATGAACATGGCGGCTTCCAGCGAGCGAATTTGAAACGCCCTGGAACGGTTCTGCGCCGCCTTCCGCGATTCTGTGCTCGCCTGCCCGCTGCGCGATCCTTGCACGCCACTCCAAATCTTCGACTGATAAGCGCACCAGGCCGAGCAAGTGGTCGCCAGTGAGAGGATGATGGCACAGGCGACCTCCATCCACGTCCTGCGATGGCTGCGCTCCAAAAGATCGAGAATCCGGTGCAGAGTGTCGTCGCCGGTCGTGGCGGGAAGCGGTGCGGTCTGGGGCGTGTCAACCATCGGGGACCTCCAAATGACGAGCGGTCGGCGGTCATGGCCGGCCAGCAGGCGAAAGTCGCGATTATATGCCGAGAAATCGGCAGGAGAATAGGCCGTTGCAAGCACTCAAATCGCCAGTCCCAAAGCGTTATAAAAGGGACCGTCGCCGTTGGCTCAAGGTTAAACGACGAGTGCGCCGCGCGCTACTCACAATACGGCTCACTTCACGCGCCACGACATCAAATACATCTGGTGCGTGTTCACTTTCATTTCCAGCCCGCGGGTGCCGCCGGTGCCGTAGAGGGCGTTTTGGCAGAGTTGCCCTAGCGGCGAGTCGAGCGTTGGATCGCCTGCGCCACGGAGCGCGCCGCGCACGGCCGCGAGGTTCGATTGCTCGAGCACGGAGAAGTCGATCGGCTGCCCCTCCGATTTCGTCGCGATCACGACCATCTGATCGAGATTGTAGGTGGTGGGCGTGGTGGTGGCCTGGCCGGTGAGGATGTGTCCGCCGGGGGTGATCATATTGTCGGTCCCCGATCCGGCCCGCGGGAAGGCGGAGAGGATGCCGAACTCGCTATCGACGAACAACAGCGTCACATCGATCTTGAAATGGCTATGGTTGTTGATTCGCCAGGCGACCCATTGCCCGGCGGGAACGGTGACTTCGTGCCCCTCGGCGCGGATCGGGGTTCCTTGCGTGTCGTTCTCGTCGCGGAGCTTGAGCATTTCGACTTCGACGTCGATCGCCGTGGCGTCGGTCGCCAGTCCGTTCGCGTCCCGCGCGACGCGATGGATTTGCGTGCCGGGGGAAGTCAGATTCAAGAGGTTTTGCGCGCGAAAGATGTGGCTTGTGTATTCCGCGAGCGCTTTGGCCGCGGAGCGCGCGGGCACGACGAACCGCGGCGTCTCGGCGGGAAGATCGCCCTCGATATCGGCGGCATCGGCAGACAGGAGAACGATTTCCTTGCCGCGCGCCTGAACGACCCAATCCGGCCGCTGGCCGCGATCCACGAGCATGAACAGCGCACCGGGCTTGCCAGCCAGCTCGCGGAGTTCGCGGTCGGCCTGCTCGAGCCGCGCGATGAGATCGGCGGCGACGACCTTCTTGTCGCGCGCGTTGGCCAATTTATCGACGGCCATCTTGAGGCGCAACGCGCCGTAATCCATATAGACGAGTTCGCAGCGCGCCCCGGGGACGAGATCATCTTCGGCCGGAGTTGGCAGACCACCATAATCGTAGGGCACGACTGTGGAATCGAGCGTGTTGGCCAGCTTGATTCGCACGTGACCGATCGCCTGGTCGGCGTTCTTGCGATCTCGCGGCGGATAGACGGCGAGTATGCTGCCGGCGGTTAGGCCCTGCAACCGCCCGGCGTTGAGCTTCCAGCCGCCCGACGGATTCTGCAGCAGGTTGAACTGCGAGCGTCCCGGAACGGCGGTTCCGAATACCTCTCGCTCTCGCGCCAGGCCCTCGATGAGCGGCTTGGGGCCGGTCGTGCGCCCCATTTGCGTGTAACGGTCACAAATCAGCTTGTGCAACTCGGCGTACGTGAGGTCGCCGGCGGCGCGCTCGAGAATCTCGCACACCGTGTACGTGAGCAGCCCGTGGTTCTGTTGATTTTCGCCATCGATCGGAAAGGGGCGCTCGACGGTCGGCTCGTCGGGGCGCGCGGCGTAAAGAGCGACGAAGTTCGGCGATTGTTCGTCGAGTTCGAAGAGATGCGCGGGCTCGTCGCCGCCGCCGCGCGTGCCGCCGCGCTGCCTAGCGCGGTCGGCCGCCTCGGCAAACGCCGATTCGGGGATCGCCAGATCCTCGGGCGAAACTTTCCGCGGCGTTTCATCTCCGCGCAACGTCGCCCCCGAGCAGCAGGAGTCGACGATCAACCATAGCGAGGCGCCGGTCGCCGTGACTGCCTTCGTCCATTTTCGCAACTCGTGGTCCGGGATCGCATTGACCACCGATTGCTGCTTGCCGCCGTTCCAGATGCCGATGTCGGCCGGGAGAAAGATCTGATCGCGGCCGTTCGGTTTCGGATAGCGCAGATCGGGCGGGTTCTGCTCCGGCTGCTGACTGCCGTGCCCGCCGAGCAGCACAACGACCTGATCGCCGCTCCCCGATTTCTTCGCCAACTCGGCAAATTCGCGGGCGATATCGTCATGGGTCGGGCGAAACCGACCGCCGACCTTTTCCGACAACACGACGATGTTTTCCGCGGGGAATTTGAACTTATCGACGAGCACGGTGCGGAGCAGCTCGACGTCATTGCCCGGCCCGACCAGCCGGAACGAGCGGTTGTTGTCGTACTTCGTGCAGCCGACCAACAGCGCAAATCGCCGCGCGGAATCCTGGGCGGCCGGACGCGCGGCCGCGGTCGACTGGTTACCACCAGGCGCCGTGGCGGCAAGAATCGTCGCGGCCGAGCCAGCTAGCATCAGCGAGAGTATTAGTTCGGCGCCATTGAATCTCGCTCCACTCATGGTTTGATCCTCTTGAAACGAGTGCGATTTCGCCCGTCGGGAATCCCATTTCGATCCTATCCCGTCGTCCGCCCGGCTTCAATGCTCGCCATGCGGCTTAACGTGGACCCGTCAATAGTCGGCGTTCCCGCGACCAGCTACAATCGAGCATCTCAAGCGGGGACAACTTGGAGTCTGCCAATCGGTTTCTTGGGCCATCTAGATGAACCCCGTCCAGATCATTGCCCGCAAGCGCGACGGTGCGGCGCTCTCCGCCGACGAGATCGGCAGTTTGATCGACGGGTATGTCCGCGGCGACGTCCCGGATTATCAGATGTCGGCCTTCGCGATGGCCGTTTATCTTCGCGGGATGGACGGGGCCGAGACGGCCGCGCTTACGGAGCGGATGCTGCGCTCGGGCGACGTGCTCGAAACGCCCGACGTTGCCCGCCGCGTGGACAAGCATTCCACCGGCGGTATCGGCGACAAGAGTTCGCTGATCCTCGCTCCGCTTCTGGCCTGTTGCGGCTTGCAAGTGCCGATGATCTCCGGCCGCGGGTTGGGCGCCACCGGAGGCACGCTCGACAAGCTCGAATCCATTCCGGGCTTTCGGACGGACCTGACTGCCGACGAGATTCAGCAGATCGTCGAGCGATTCGGCTGCGTCATCACGGGGGCTACGGCGAATCTCGTTCCCGCCGATCGCAAGCTCTATGCCTTGCGCGATGTGACGGCCACGGTCGCGTCGATCCCGCTCATCACCGCCAGCATCATGAGCAAGAAGCTCGCCGAGGGTCTCTCGGCCCTGGTGCTGGATGTGAAGTTCGGCTCCGGGGCGTTCATGAAGTCGCTGGATCAAGCCCGAATCCTCGCGCAAGCGATGGTGGACACGGGATCGCGGATGGGGGTGAAGACGACGGCCCTGCTGACCGACATGAACCAGCCCAACGGCCGATTAGCGGGCAACGCCGTCGAAGTCGATGAATCGCTTGAAGTGCTCGCCGGCGGCGGGCCGGCCGACCTCCGCGAAGTCACGCTCGCCCTGGCGGCCGAAGTCCTGCGGATGAAAGGCCTGGCCGCCGATCGCGAATCCGCCCTGGCGATGCTCTCGGGGCATCTCAGCTCCGGGCGCGCGCTAGAGAAATTCCGCGAAATGGTCGCGGCACAGGGAGGCAATTTGGATGCCCCGCGCCTCCGTGCGCCCGGCTCCCTCGTACCCGCAGGCCGCGATGGCTACGTGACCTCGATCGACACCGAACAACTCGGCATGGCGATCGTCGATCTGGGAGGCGGCCGAAAAAAAGTCGGCGACGCGGTCGATCACTCCGTCGGCGTGGAGATGCTCGTTCGCGTCGGCGATAAAGTCGAGCAAGGTCAACCGCTCGTCCAAATCTTCGCCCGGCCGGCCGACCGCGAATGGGCCACCCGCCGCATCGCCGAGGCGATTCAAATCAGCGAGGAGCCTTGCGCCCCGTTGCCATTAATCGTCGAGCGAATCGCTTCGTCGTCTCCCTCTCCCTCTGGGAGAGGGCAGGGGTGAGGGGAACCTGCTGCGGCTCACTCATTCGCGTTCCGCAAAATCGAAATCGTTATTGCTTTCCGACGCTAGTGCTTTGTCACGCCAAGGAATTGGGGTTGGCTCCAATCGTAGCGGGAGCATCCGGCTCCCGTGAACGGCGACTGGAAGCCGCCGCTACGAAAAACGCCCAACCCTAAAATCAAGCTGTGACAAAGCACTAGCAGCGTCGG comes from Pirellulales bacterium and encodes:
- a CDS encoding caspase family protein, with amino-acid sequence MSGARFNGAELILSLMLAGSAATILAATAPGGNQSTAAARPAAQDSARRFALLVGCTKYDNNRSFRLVGPGNDVELLRTVLVDKFKFPAENIVVLSEKVGGRFRPTHDDIAREFAELAKKSGSGDQVVVLLGGHGSQQPEQNPPDLRYPKPNGRDQIFLPADIGIWNGGKQQSVVNAIPDHELRKWTKAVTATGASLWLIVDSCCSGATLRGDETPRKVSPEDLAIPESAFAEAADRARQRGGTRGGGDEPAHLFELDEQSPNFVALYAARPDEPTVERPFPIDGENQQNHGLLTYTVCEILERAAGDLTYAELHKLICDRYTQMGRTTGPKPLIEGLAREREVFGTAVPGRSQFNLLQNPSGGWKLNAGRLQGLTAGSILAVYPPRDRKNADQAIGHVRIKLANTLDSTVVPYDYGGLPTPAEDDLVPGARCELVYMDYGALRLKMAVDKLANARDKKVVAADLIARLEQADRELRELAGKPGALFMLVDRGQRPDWVVQARGKEIVLLSADAADIEGDLPAETPRFVVPARSAAKALAEYTSHIFRAQNLLNLTSPGTQIHRVARDANGLATDATAIDVEVEMLKLRDENDTQGTPIRAEGHEVTVPAGQWVAWRINNHSHFKIDVTLLFVDSEFGILSAFPRAGSGTDNMITPGGHILTGQATTTPTTYNLDQMVVIATKSEGQPIDFSVLEQSNLAAVRGALRGAGDPTLDSPLGQLCQNALYGTGGTRGLEMKVNTHQMYLMSWRVK
- a CDS encoding thymidine phosphorylase, coding for MNPVQIIARKRDGAALSADEIGSLIDGYVRGDVPDYQMSAFAMAVYLRGMDGAETAALTERMLRSGDVLETPDVARRVDKHSTGGIGDKSSLILAPLLACCGLQVPMISGRGLGATGGTLDKLESIPGFRTDLTADEIQQIVERFGCVITGATANLVPADRKLYALRDVTATVASIPLITASIMSKKLAEGLSALVLDVKFGSGAFMKSLDQARILAQAMVDTGSRMGVKTTALLTDMNQPNGRLAGNAVEVDESLEVLAGGGPADLREVTLALAAEVLRMKGLAADRESALAMLSGHLSSGRALEKFREMVAAQGGNLDAPRLRAPGSLVPAGRDGYVTSIDTEQLGMAIVDLGGGRKKVGDAVDHSVGVEMLVRVGDKVEQGQPLVQIFARPADREWATRRIAEAIQISEEPCAPLPLIVERIASSSPSPSGRGQG